The Hymenobacter sp. 5317J-9 genome has a window encoding:
- a CDS encoding nucleoside deaminase, which produces MTDQNTKDEFMQAAIDEARLGRSQGGIPIGSVLVRDGKIIGQGHNKRVQEDSAIKHGEMDCLTNAGRQRSYRDTVIYTTLMPCYMCAGTIVQFKIPKVMVGESRTFGESRAFLESHGVEVVDLDLQECVDMMNEFIEAEPTLWNEDIMEL; this is translated from the coding sequence ATGACTGACCAAAACACGAAAGACGAATTCATGCAGGCCGCCATCGACGAAGCCCGGCTGGGCCGCTCGCAGGGCGGCATTCCCATCGGCTCGGTGCTCGTGCGCGACGGCAAAATCATTGGCCAGGGCCACAACAAGCGCGTGCAGGAAGACTCCGCCATCAAGCACGGCGAGATGGACTGCCTCACCAACGCCGGCCGCCAGCGCAGCTACCGCGACACCGTCATCTACACCACGCTCATGCCCTGCTACATGTGCGCCGGCACTATAGTGCAGTTCAAAATCCCGAAGGTGATGGTGGGCGAGAGCCGCACCTTCGGCGAGTCGCGCGCTTTCCTGGAAAGCCACGGCGTGGAAGTGGTCGACCTCGACCTGCAGGAGTGCGTGGACATGATGAACGAATTCATCGAAGCTGAGCCCACGCTGTGGAACGAAGACATTATGGAGCTGTAA
- a CDS encoding sodium:proton antiporter, protein MGPYTILIGLSLAVLLSYIFDLAARATKVPSVLLLLLSGIALSQAAAYWGGVPVAVPPVLLQLFGIVGLILIVLEGSLDLRLTRDKAPLIRRSFLAAVLIMGVQVAAIAALLHFYVGARWQSCLLNAVPLAVVSSAVAIPSVAGLGGEKQEFIVYESTFSDIVGIMMFNFILQDDFAQGWSVITFGRDVLAVVVVAVLSTALLAWLLGRLRSHVKFFLLFAFLVLIYSLAKQLHLSSLVLVLAFGLAVNNADQLLHHPLLRRFLHPEQLARELHQLKSITAESAFLIRTFFFLLFGYSITLSHLANVTLLLQGALIVGVLTLVRYVYLRYVARTDLVPELFIAPKGLISVLLFYSIPTRFLIGEVSENILFVVILLTGLLMMVGLQLARKTPELGEY, encoded by the coding sequence ATGGGACCTTATACCATCCTTATCGGCCTGAGCCTGGCCGTGCTGCTTTCCTACATATTCGACCTGGCTGCGCGGGCCACCAAGGTGCCGTCGGTGCTGCTGCTGCTGCTCTCCGGCATTGCTCTGAGCCAGGCTGCCGCCTACTGGGGAGGCGTGCCGGTGGCCGTGCCGCCGGTGCTGCTGCAGCTTTTCGGCATCGTGGGCCTCATTCTGATTGTGCTGGAAGGTTCCCTCGACCTGCGTCTCACCCGCGACAAGGCCCCGCTCATCCGGCGCTCGTTTCTGGCGGCGGTGCTCATTATGGGGGTGCAGGTGGCGGCCATTGCGGCGCTGCTGCACTTTTATGTAGGGGCCCGCTGGCAAAGCTGCCTGCTCAACGCCGTGCCGCTGGCTGTGGTGAGCAGCGCTGTGGCCATTCCCAGCGTGGCCGGCCTGGGCGGCGAGAAGCAGGAGTTCATCGTGTACGAAAGCACGTTTTCCGACATCGTGGGCATCATGATGTTTAATTTCATTTTGCAGGACGACTTTGCCCAGGGCTGGTCCGTCATCACGTTCGGGCGCGACGTGCTGGCCGTGGTGGTGGTGGCCGTGCTCAGCACGGCGCTGCTGGCCTGGCTGCTGGGGCGGCTGCGCTCGCACGTCAAGTTTTTCCTGCTGTTTGCGTTTTTGGTGCTCATCTACAGCCTCGCCAAGCAGTTGCACCTTTCGTCGCTGGTGCTGGTGCTGGCCTTTGGCCTGGCCGTCAACAACGCCGACCAGTTGCTGCACCACCCGCTGCTGCGCCGCTTTCTGCACCCCGAGCAGCTGGCCCGCGAGCTGCACCAGCTCAAAAGCATCACCGCCGAGTCGGCTTTTCTTATTCGCACGTTCTTCTTTTTGCTGTTCGGCTACTCCATCACCCTGAGCCATTTGGCCAACGTGACCCTGCTGCTGCAAGGGGCCCTCATCGTGGGGGTGCTCACGCTGGTGCGCTACGTGTACCTGCGCTACGTGGCGCGCACCGACCTGGTGCCCGAGCTGTTCATTGCCCCCAAGGGGCTGATTTCGGTACTGTTATTCTACAGCATACCAACCCGCTTTCTGATTGGCGAGGTGAGCGAAAACATCCTCTTCGTGGTCATCCTGCTCACCGGCCTGCTCATGATGGTAGGCCTGCAGCTGGCGCGTAAAACCCCGGAACTAGGCGAGTATTGA
- a CDS encoding chloride channel protein yields MPHHAVHRLLRPLLVWRARHISERMYMLILSVLVGGAAGLAAVLLKTSVRWGQAMLQNGISEPSRVFALSIYPVVGIALTVLFTKFFLGGQLGRGIGPIIYNTAREGSVVPRSKLYSQLVTAFLTVTFGGSAGTEAPISVTGSALGSNAGRVLHLDRRRRRLLTGCGAAAGVAAIFNSPLPGCCLRSKPFCWSCRRSISSRC; encoded by the coding sequence ATGCCCCACCACGCCGTTCACCGACTGTTGCGCCCGCTGCTGGTTTGGCGGGCCCGCCACATCAGCGAGCGGATGTACATGCTTATTCTGAGCGTGCTGGTGGGCGGGGCGGCGGGCTTGGCGGCGGTGCTCCTCAAAACGTCGGTGCGCTGGGGCCAGGCCATGCTGCAAAACGGCATTTCGGAGCCCAGCCGGGTGTTTGCGCTGTCCATCTACCCGGTGGTGGGCATTGCGCTCACGGTGCTGTTCACCAAGTTTTTTCTGGGCGGGCAGTTAGGGAGGGGCATTGGTCCCATCATCTACAACACGGCCCGCGAGGGCAGCGTGGTGCCGCGCTCCAAGCTCTACTCGCAGCTGGTGACGGCTTTTCTGACGGTCACGTTCGGTGGCTCGGCGGGTACCGAGGCGCCCATTTCCGTCACGGGCTCGGCCCTGGGCTCCAACGCCGGCCGGGTGCTGCACCTGGACCGGCGGCGGCGGCGCCTGCTCACGGGCTGCGGCGCGGCGGCGGGCGTGGCGGCCATCTTCAACTCCCCATTGCCGGGGTGCTGTTTGCGGTCGAAACCATTTTGCTGGAGCTGCCGGCGCAGTATTTCATCCCGCTGTTGA
- a CDS encoding gliding motility-associated C-terminal domain-containing protein, with translation MVVSTPRWFSDFAAFWRTVLLCAAVLLAVAARVAAQTPAKLWDKTYGGNGSEGPGRMYPTADGGYVVAGSSTSGISGDKSQASRGGSDYWVIKIDAQGTKQWDRTFGGNRDDILRSLQQTADGGYSDSGVSGDRTVPSQPGLGGLFATDYWVVKLDAQGNKQWDRAYGGDDADLFEVLLQTADGGYLFGGKSYSGVSGVKSEANLGVGDYWVVKTDAQGNKQWDRTFGGNSDDALTCLHQNPDGTYLLGGYSFSPASGNRTQPSRGSNDYWLIKLDAQGNRLWERAIGGNNSDLLQSLYQTQDGGYILAGSSDSDASGEKSQGHYGNNSGYNYDYWVVKTDAAGAVQWEHTYGGAAIENANVVRPTRDGGYVVGGVSSSGVSFDKTQPNQGDGGGYDMDYWVLKISANGTKQWDRSYGGNSNDYLYSLAQTTDGGYLLSGYSGSGLSSDKTQSTAGISDFWLIRLGPVAAPVAPPVTISGDSVLCPGRSVTLVAAASPAPTAYRWNTGATTASITVAQAGLYSVTATFSTGLSSTRQFRVLANAAPPVPSFTLGADTTLCEGAALVLRAPGPASSGLSYRWSDGSSGPTLLVQQPGTYSLEISSACETRTARRTVTAASCLLIPTIITPNGDQQNEHFVVKGMGAAAWSLDVYNRWGRKVYTTAKYSNDWGSGAAPGMYYYVLRLAASARVYKGWFEVVL, from the coding sequence ATGGTCGTTTCTACCCCACGATGGTTCTCTGATTTTGCTGCATTCTGGCGCACTGTGCTATTGTGTGCGGCAGTACTGCTGGCGGTAGCCGCCCGGGTGGCCGCCCAGACGCCCGCCAAGCTGTGGGACAAAACCTACGGCGGCAACGGCTCGGAAGGGCCGGGCCGGATGTACCCCACCGCCGACGGCGGCTACGTGGTGGCCGGCTCGTCGACCTCGGGCATTTCGGGCGACAAAAGCCAAGCCTCGCGCGGAGGCTCCGACTATTGGGTGATAAAGATTGACGCCCAAGGCACCAAGCAATGGGACCGCACCTTCGGCGGCAACCGGGACGACATCTTGCGCAGCCTGCAACAAACGGCCGATGGCGGCTACTCGGACTCGGGCGTGTCCGGCGACCGCACCGTGCCCAGCCAGCCGGGCCTGGGCGGTTTGTTTGCCACCGATTACTGGGTGGTAAAACTCGATGCGCAAGGCAACAAGCAATGGGACCGCGCCTACGGCGGCGATGACGCCGACCTCTTCGAGGTGTTGCTCCAGACTGCCGACGGCGGCTATTTGTTCGGGGGCAAATCTTACTCGGGGGTGTCAGGAGTGAAAAGTGAAGCCAACCTTGGGGTGGGCGACTATTGGGTGGTGAAAACCGATGCCCAGGGCAACAAGCAGTGGGACCGCACCTTTGGCGGCAATTCCGATGATGCCCTCACCTGCCTGCACCAGAACCCCGACGGTACGTACCTGCTGGGCGGCTACTCATTCTCGCCAGCGTCGGGCAACCGCACCCAGCCCAGCCGGGGCAGCAACGACTACTGGCTGATAAAGCTCGACGCCCAGGGCAACCGCCTGTGGGAGCGCGCCATCGGCGGCAACAACAGCGACTTGCTCCAAAGCCTCTACCAAACCCAGGACGGTGGCTACATTCTGGCCGGCTCTTCCGATTCGGACGCTTCGGGCGAGAAAAGCCAAGGCCACTACGGCAACAACAGCGGCTACAACTACGACTACTGGGTGGTGAAAACTGACGCCGCCGGCGCCGTGCAGTGGGAGCACACCTACGGCGGCGCGGCCATCGAAAACGCCAACGTGGTGCGCCCAACCCGGGACGGCGGCTACGTGGTGGGCGGCGTGTCGTCGTCGGGTGTGTCGTTCGACAAAACCCAGCCCAATCAGGGCGACGGCGGTGGGTACGACATGGACTACTGGGTACTAAAAATCAGCGCAAACGGCACCAAGCAATGGGACCGTTCGTATGGCGGCAATAGCAACGACTACCTCTACAGCCTGGCCCAGACCACCGATGGCGGCTACCTGCTGTCGGGCTACTCCGGGTCGGGCCTGTCCAGTGATAAAACCCAGTCTACCGCCGGCATCAGCGACTTTTGGCTTATCCGGCTGGGGCCGGTGGCCGCCCCCGTGGCGCCGCCCGTCACCATCAGCGGCGACTCGGTGCTGTGCCCGGGCCGCAGCGTCACGCTAGTCGCCGCGGCCTCGCCGGCGCCTACGGCCTACCGCTGGAACACCGGCGCCACCACGGCCAGCATCACGGTGGCGCAGGCGGGCCTCTATTCCGTCACGGCTACCTTCAGCACCGGCCTCAGCAGCACGCGGCAGTTTCGGGTGCTTGCGAATGCCGCGCCCCCGGTGCCTTCTTTCACCCTCGGGGCCGACACCACGCTGTGCGAAGGAGCAGCCCTGGTGCTACGAGCGCCCGGTCCAGCCAGTTCCGGTCTCAGCTACCGCTGGTCCGATGGGTCGTCGGGGCCCACGCTGCTGGTACAGCAGCCCGGTACCTACTCGCTGGAAATCAGCTCGGCCTGCGAGACCCGCACGGCCCGCCGCACCGTGACGGCTGCTTCCTGCCTCCTCATTCCCACCATCATCACGCCCAACGGCGACCAGCAAAACGAGCATTTTGTGGTGAAGGGAATGGGCGCGGCGGCCTGGTCGCTCGACGTTTACAACCGCTGGGGCCGGAAGGTGTACACCACAGCCAAGTACAGTAACGACTGGGGCAGCGGCGCCGCGCCGGGCATGTACTACTACGTGCTGCGCTTGGCGGCATCGGCCCGCGTCTACAAGGGCTGGTTTGAAGTAGTGCTGTAA
- a CDS encoding TetR/AcrR family transcriptional regulator, whose product MTSHSKIEQAALQLFGERGYDSTSTLLIAKGAGVSEALLFKYFLSKEKLFEYLIKQGFRRIVEANRGILTEKNPRVLVENVIDLPYKLVHDEPDFWKMQDKEFNRPLVQKYFQRFMSPIDSLLKQAFTELGTPSPDMTTQLLLLLIQSLWRNLLYEHDPNLQQLGAHLKRTYLQGVPAAK is encoded by the coding sequence ATGACCAGTCATTCCAAAATTGAGCAGGCGGCCCTGCAGCTTTTCGGAGAACGGGGCTACGACAGTACCTCCACCCTGCTCATTGCCAAGGGCGCCGGAGTGTCGGAAGCACTGCTGTTCAAGTATTTTCTGAGCAAGGAGAAGCTGTTTGAATACCTCATCAAGCAGGGATTTCGGCGCATTGTGGAAGCCAACCGCGGCATTCTGACCGAGAAAAACCCGCGCGTACTGGTCGAAAACGTCATCGACCTGCCCTATAAGCTGGTGCACGACGAGCCCGATTTCTGGAAGATGCAGGATAAGGAGTTCAACCGCCCGCTGGTGCAGAAGTATTTCCAGCGCTTCATGAGCCCGATTGACAGCCTGCTCAAGCAGGCCTTCACCGAACTGGGCACTCCCAGCCCCGACATGACCACGCAACTCCTGCTCCTGCTCATCCAGAGTTTGTGGCGCAACCTGCTGTACGAACACGACCCCAACCTGCAGCAACTCGGCGCCCACCTGAAGCGCACCTACCTGCAGGGCGTGCCCGCAGCAAAGTAA
- a CDS encoding TIGR03862 family flavoprotein produces the protein MHQHRGEVVVIGGGPAGLMAAQRLAEAGLRVRVFEAQATAGRKFLVAGHGGFNLSNAEELARFAGRYGAEAARFRELLAHFSPEDLRAWAADLGIETFVGTSGRIFPVAAHKPADLLRTWLNRLRELGVELHTRHRWLGFAGAHDLRLRDETTGQETTLEPAATVLALGGASWAKTGSDGAWVPLLQEVGVPITPFAPANCGAEVRWSDFFKQKIGRAPLKNISLRVNDGPPVRGEAMLTEYGIEGTPVYALTPQVRQALAAGQATLYLNLKPDLPEATLLDKLQQRRSGTSLPDFLRKALNLGAPVPTLLRETAPEVATYSAEALAALLTAVPLPVAGLRPLDEAISTAGGIGLAAVDEFLMLRQRPGTYVAGEMLDWEAPTGGYLLQGCFSTGAWVARGIAKRLQAE, from the coding sequence ATGCACCAGCACCGCGGCGAAGTTGTCGTAATCGGGGGCGGGCCGGCAGGCCTCATGGCCGCCCAGCGCCTGGCCGAAGCCGGGCTGCGCGTGCGGGTATTCGAGGCCCAGGCCACCGCGGGGCGCAAATTTCTGGTAGCCGGCCACGGCGGCTTCAACCTGAGCAACGCCGAAGAACTTGCCCGCTTTGCCGGGCGCTACGGCGCCGAAGCGGCCCGGTTTCGGGAATTGCTGGCCCACTTTTCGCCCGAAGACCTGCGCGCCTGGGCCGCCGATTTGGGCATCGAAACCTTCGTGGGCACCAGCGGGCGCATCTTCCCGGTGGCGGCGCACAAGCCCGCCGACCTGCTGCGGACCTGGCTGAATCGGCTGCGGGAGCTGGGCGTGGAGCTGCACACCCGGCACCGCTGGCTGGGCTTTGCGGGCGCCCACGACCTGCGCCTGCGCGACGAAACCACCGGCCAGGAAACCACGCTGGAGCCCGCTGCCACCGTGCTGGCCCTGGGCGGCGCCAGCTGGGCCAAAACCGGCTCCGATGGTGCGTGGGTGCCGCTGCTGCAGGAGGTTGGCGTGCCCATCACGCCCTTCGCCCCGGCCAACTGCGGCGCGGAAGTGCGCTGGTCGGACTTCTTTAAGCAGAAAATTGGTCGCGCGCCGCTCAAAAACATCAGCCTGCGGGTGAACGATGGCCCGCCGGTGCGCGGCGAGGCCATGCTGACCGAGTACGGCATCGAGGGCACGCCCGTGTATGCCCTCACGCCGCAGGTTCGGCAAGCCCTGGCGGCAGGGCAAGCCACGCTGTATCTGAACCTGAAGCCCGACCTGCCGGAGGCCACCTTGCTGGACAAACTCCAACAGCGGCGTAGCGGCACCTCGCTGCCCGACTTTCTGCGCAAAGCCCTGAATCTCGGGGCCCCGGTGCCCACGCTGCTGCGCGAAACGGCGCCGGAAGTGGCCACTTATTCTGCCGAGGCGTTGGCGGCCCTGCTCACTGCGGTGCCGCTGCCCGTGGCCGGCCTGCGGCCGCTCGACGAGGCCATTTCCACGGCCGGCGGAATTGGCCTTGCAGCGGTGGATGAGTTTCTGATGCTGCGGCAGCGGCCGGGCACCTACGTGGCCGGCGAAATGCTGGACTGGGAGGCGCCCACGGGCGGCTACCTGCTGCAGGGCTGCTTCAGCACCGGGGCATGGGTGGCGCGGGGCATTGCGAAGCGGCTGCAAGCAGAATAA
- a CDS encoding chloride channel protein, with the protein MLFAVETILLELPAQYFIPLLISSATATVVSKALYAGQPFVLITTSWPVDAVPFYVLLGLFTAFFSVYMIRTYHWSEHFFERWPGLRWSKVALGGLTLGGLIFLFPTLYGEGYNTVELLLRGHPEHITDGSIFSVYQDNNPWLLLVLVLFSMLLKVVATSITVGSGGNGGMFGSSLFAGALGGFFFARIINLSGLVHIPEVHFVVLGMAGTLAGVIHAPLTAIFLIAEITGGYALFVPLMLVSSSSYLITKYFEPYSVYTRKLTARGVDVYANKDRGLLAQLDPRQLLKTDFIPVRPSTSLGELVDIFRHSSRDLFPVVAAGGRLLGVVSLNSVRDALFDDAHYATTRVRELMKPAPPWWAPTTT; encoded by the coding sequence GTGCTGTTTGCGGTCGAAACCATTTTGCTGGAGCTGCCGGCGCAGTATTTCATCCCGCTGTTGATTTCGTCGGCCACGGCCACGGTGGTGTCGAAGGCGCTGTATGCGGGCCAGCCGTTTGTGCTCATCACCACCAGCTGGCCCGTCGACGCGGTGCCGTTTTACGTGCTGCTGGGCTTGTTTACGGCCTTTTTTTCGGTGTATATGATTCGGACCTACCACTGGTCCGAACATTTTTTTGAGCGCTGGCCGGGGTTGCGCTGGAGCAAGGTGGCGCTGGGTGGCCTCACGTTGGGCGGGCTCATTTTTCTGTTTCCGACCCTCTACGGCGAGGGCTACAACACCGTGGAGCTGCTGCTGCGCGGCCACCCCGAGCACATCACCGACGGCAGCATTTTCTCGGTTTACCAAGACAATAACCCCTGGCTGCTACTGGTACTGGTGCTGTTCAGCATGCTGCTGAAGGTAGTGGCCACCAGCATCACGGTGGGTAGCGGCGGCAACGGCGGCATGTTTGGCTCGTCGCTGTTTGCGGGGGCGCTGGGCGGGTTCTTTTTTGCCCGCATCATCAACCTGAGCGGGCTGGTGCACATTCCGGAAGTGCACTTTGTGGTGCTCGGCATGGCGGGCACGCTGGCGGGCGTCATTCACGCGCCGCTCACGGCCATCTTCCTCATTGCCGAAATCACGGGCGGCTACGCGCTGTTTGTGCCGCTGATGCTGGTGAGCAGCTCTTCTTACCTCATCACCAAATACTTCGAGCCCTATTCGGTGTATACCCGCAAGCTCACGGCGCGGGGAGTGGACGTGTACGCCAACAAGGACCGGGGCCTGCTGGCCCAACTCGACCCGCGCCAACTGCTGAAAACCGACTTCATTCCTGTGCGGCCCAGCACGTCGCTGGGCGAACTGGTCGACATTTTCCGGCACTCGTCGCGCGACTTGTTTCCGGTGGTGGCGGCCGGCGGGCGCTTATTGGGCGTGGTGAGTTTGAACTCGGTGCGCGACGCGCTGTTCGACGACGCGCACTACGCCACCACCCGCGTGCGCGAGCTGATGAAACCCGCCCCGCCGTGGTGGGCCCCAACGACGACCTAG
- a CDS encoding SCO family protein — protein sequence MLKRLLLLPALAAALLTACTEAPKEAAKLPIMGERDVRPRADGGPADTVFATVPAFRLTDQFGQVLTNQSFAGRAYVADFFFATCPGICPKMQAEMLKVYKKFGQDKRLAFLSHTIDPAHDSIPVLRDYAERLGVGTARNWHFATTGAHGEPTARDTVFQLAQAYFTAALPDKQAPGGFAHNGTFALVDDQGHVRGLYDSLNPKEVDRLLVELPVLLAEIDSRQPGVARK from the coding sequence ATGTTGAAACGCCTGCTGTTGCTGCCTGCCCTGGCGGCTGCCCTCCTCACCGCCTGCACCGAGGCGCCCAAAGAAGCTGCTAAGCTGCCCATCATGGGCGAGCGCGACGTGCGCCCCCGCGCCGACGGCGGCCCGGCCGACACCGTGTTTGCCACCGTGCCCGCCTTCCGCCTCACCGACCAGTTCGGCCAGGTGCTCACCAACCAAAGCTTCGCCGGCCGGGCCTACGTGGCCGATTTCTTCTTCGCCACTTGTCCCGGCATCTGCCCCAAAATGCAGGCCGAGATGCTGAAAGTGTACAAGAAATTTGGCCAGGATAAGCGGCTGGCGTTCCTCTCGCACACCATCGACCCGGCCCACGACTCCATTCCGGTGCTGCGCGACTACGCCGAGCGCCTGGGCGTGGGCACGGCCCGCAACTGGCACTTTGCCACCACCGGCGCCCACGGCGAGCCCACCGCCCGCGACACCGTGTTCCAGCTGGCCCAGGCCTACTTCACGGCCGCGCTGCCCGACAAGCAGGCCCCGGGCGGTTTCGCCCACAACGGCACCTTCGCCCTCGTGGATGACCAGGGCCACGTGCGCGGCCTCTACGACAGCCTCAATCCCAAAGAAGTGGACCGCCTGCTGGTGGAGCTGCCCGTGTTGCTGGCCGAAATCGACAGCCGCCAGCCCG
- a CDS encoding CBS domain-containing protein, which produces MVGPNDDLEHTLSLLDRHEFWALPVCEEDGRYLGFIVKTDILARYRRQLIQESEA; this is translated from the coding sequence GTGGTGGGCCCCAACGACGACCTAGAGCACACCCTGAGCCTGCTAGACCGCCACGAATTCTGGGCCCTGCCCGTGTGCGAGGAAGACGGTCGCTACCTGGGCTTTATCGTCAAAACCGATATTCTGGCCCGCTACCGGCGCCAGCTCATTCAGGAAAGCGAGGCGTAG
- a CDS encoding aldo/keto reductase: protein MKTRQLGRSGLTVSALGLGCMGMSDFYAGQDDAESIRTLHRARDLGVTFFDTADMYGPFKNEELLGQAFKGQRGGIVLATKFGIQRDPNDPTKRGINGRPEYVKAACEASLKRLGTDYIDLYYQHRVDPNTPIEETVGAMSRLVEEGKVRYLGLSEAAPATVRRAVAIHPIAALQTEYSLWSREPEDEILPAMRELGVGFVPYSPLGRGFLTGQIKKFEDLAEDDYRRHTPRFQGENFQKNLDLVARINELARQKRCSAGQLALAWVLAQGDDVVPIPGTKRVKYLEENLGALEVQLTKDELAQLDEIAPQGKAAGLRYPAAMMGSVNG from the coding sequence ATGAAAACTCGCCAACTGGGCCGCTCCGGCCTCACTGTTTCGGCCCTCGGCTTGGGCTGCATGGGCATGTCCGACTTCTACGCCGGCCAGGACGATGCCGAAAGCATCCGCACCCTGCACCGCGCCCGCGACCTGGGCGTCACCTTCTTCGACACGGCCGACATGTACGGCCCTTTCAAAAACGAAGAGCTGCTGGGCCAGGCCTTCAAGGGTCAGCGCGGCGGCATCGTGCTGGCTACCAAGTTCGGCATTCAGCGCGACCCCAACGACCCCACCAAGCGCGGCATCAACGGCCGGCCCGAGTACGTGAAAGCCGCCTGCGAAGCCAGCCTCAAGCGCCTCGGTACCGACTACATCGACCTTTATTACCAGCACCGCGTCGACCCGAACACGCCCATTGAAGAAACCGTGGGTGCCATGAGCCGGCTGGTGGAAGAAGGCAAGGTGCGCTACCTGGGCCTGAGCGAGGCTGCCCCGGCCACGGTGCGCCGGGCCGTGGCCATTCACCCCATTGCCGCCTTGCAAACGGAATATTCGCTGTGGAGCCGCGAGCCGGAAGACGAGATTCTGCCCGCCATGCGCGAGCTGGGCGTGGGCTTCGTGCCGTACTCGCCGCTGGGCCGCGGTTTCCTCACCGGCCAAATCAAAAAGTTTGAAGACCTGGCCGAAGACGACTACCGCCGCCACACGCCCCGCTTCCAGGGCGAAAACTTTCAGAAAAACCTTGACCTGGTGGCTCGCATCAACGAGCTGGCCCGCCAGAAGCGCTGCTCAGCTGGCCAGCTGGCCCTGGCCTGGGTGCTGGCGCAGGGCGACGACGTGGTGCCCATTCCCGGTACCAAGCGCGTGAAATACCTGGAAGAAAACCTGGGCGCGCTGGAAGTGCAGCTGACCAAAGACGAGCTGGCCCAACTCGACGAGATTGCGCCCCAGGGCAAAGCCGCCGGCCTGCGCTACCCGGCCGCCATGATGGGCTCGGTGAACGGGTAG
- a CDS encoding diadenylate cyclase: MWEHQSLFRVSAQLFAEGVFNLLDRNLRPEIFLLGFASAKEADEPDAVVVEPPTARYQPQDFCRVKTNAAALEADAGPQGSVYHLHPNDHDRFEKQHWYELMCRATETTLHELTRSRHENRRSFCSVPVSLQGYLVTVVLQLSADCYEGYYSLPKASSARPANLPHATVVEFLHDCARALREADTADNDQPVLDRDYNELLRSAGRRLMLRVAPAGTHGLYDACNGVAALRHEGDEGIGTMLVSRRLHPAIVPVLTLETPVPMRDHRSIRKLLELSEGHTALISDASHVFGLGQLVPESDAQYEPLVTVHFTNHYSWEMSHAGHILMRVVSNTPRLPQGRVAADNFARIVRIVFPSLDADSTDYLWDLAQKASTQPTGTILVISAGAAQEAHRLTRQCFRVVPRIMTPSVLRLVTNIDGAVLIEPNGMCHAIGAILDGLATDKGDSSRGARFNSALRYANSSKYPMLAVVVSEDGWIDLLPS, from the coding sequence ATGTGGGAACACCAAAGTCTGTTTCGCGTTTCGGCCCAACTCTTTGCCGAGGGGGTATTTAACTTGCTCGACCGCAACCTGCGGCCGGAAATTTTTCTGCTTGGGTTTGCCTCGGCCAAGGAGGCCGACGAGCCCGATGCCGTGGTGGTGGAGCCGCCCACGGCGCGCTACCAGCCGCAGGATTTTTGCCGCGTCAAAACCAACGCCGCTGCCCTGGAGGCCGACGCCGGCCCGCAAGGCTCGGTGTACCACCTGCACCCCAACGACCACGACCGGTTTGAGAAGCAGCACTGGTACGAGCTGATGTGCCGCGCCACCGAAACCACGCTGCACGAGCTCACCCGCAGCCGGCACGAAAACCGCCGCTCCTTCTGTTCGGTGCCGGTGAGCCTGCAGGGCTACCTCGTGACGGTGGTGCTCCAGCTGTCGGCCGACTGCTACGAGGGCTACTATTCCTTGCCCAAAGCCAGCAGCGCGCGCCCCGCCAACCTGCCCCACGCTACGGTGGTAGAGTTTCTGCACGACTGCGCCCGCGCCCTGCGCGAAGCCGACACGGCCGACAACGACCAGCCCGTGCTCGACCGCGACTACAACGAGCTGCTGCGCTCGGCCGGCCGCCGGCTGATGCTGCGCGTGGCCCCCGCCGGCACCCACGGCCTGTATGATGCCTGCAACGGCGTGGCCGCTCTGCGCCACGAGGGCGACGAAGGCATCGGCACCATGCTGGTGAGCCGGCGCCTGCACCCGGCCATCGTGCCCGTGCTCACCCTGGAAACGCCCGTGCCCATGCGCGACCACCGCTCCATCCGGAAGCTGCTGGAGCTGAGCGAGGGCCACACCGCCCTAATTTCGGACGCCTCCCACGTGTTCGGCCTGGGCCAGCTGGTGCCGGAGTCGGATGCGCAGTACGAGCCCCTGGTGACGGTGCATTTCACCAACCACTACAGCTGGGAAATGAGCCACGCCGGCCATATCCTCATGCGCGTGGTGAGCAACACGCCGCGCCTGCCCCAGGGCCGCGTGGCCGCCGACAACTTTGCCCGCATTGTGCGCATTGTGTTTCCGAGTCTCGACGCTGATAGCACCGACTACCTCTGGGACCTCGCCCAGAAGGCCAGCACACAGCCCACGGGGACTATTCTGGTCATCTCGGCCGGAGCGGCGCAGGAGGCCCATCGCCTCACGCGGCAGTGCTTCCGGGTGGTGCCGCGCATCATGACGCCCTCGGTGCTGCGACTCGTCACCAACATCGACGGGGCCGTGCTCATCGAGCCCAATGGCATGTGCCACGCCATCGGCGCCATTCTCGACGGGCTGGCCACCGACAAGGGTGACTCTTCGCGCGGGGCGCGCTTCAACTCGGCCCTGCGCTACGCCAACAGCAGCAAGTACCCCATGCTGGCCGTGGTGGTAAGCGAAGACGGCTGGATTGACTTGCTGCCCTCCTAG